The following are encoded together in the Bacteroidota bacterium genome:
- a CDS encoding sigma-54 dependent transcriptional regulator has product GESGTGKELVARAIHYNGHRKDKPFLALFCGSLPDALLESELFGYKKGAFTGASADKPGLFEAADGGTLFLDEVADLSPSIQTALLRVLQEGEVKRIGENHVRHVDVRIISASNKLLTDLVEEGAFREDLFYRLNTITLVTPPLRERGEDIVLLAHHFLDKYATGTRSYVKGFEQEAIQALKSYHWPGNVRELQNSIERAVVLATGEMINSTDLSLPALSGPLDKKYQPTTYAGKTLKAIEKEVVLQTLEECEHNVSKTARTLDVSRSWLHYRLKEWEITNP; this is encoded by the coding sequence GGGGGAGAGCGGCACAGGCAAAGAACTGGTTGCGCGAGCGATTCACTACAATGGGCACCGCAAAGACAAACCCTTTCTCGCACTTTTCTGCGGCTCACTGCCAGACGCATTGCTCGAAAGCGAGCTATTTGGCTACAAAAAAGGAGCTTTCACTGGCGCATCAGCTGACAAACCCGGTTTATTCGAGGCAGCAGATGGCGGCACGCTGTTCCTCGACGAAGTAGCTGACCTGAGTCCGTCCATTCAAACCGCGCTCCTGCGTGTATTGCAAGAAGGAGAAGTAAAACGCATTGGTGAAAACCACGTGCGCCATGTTGATGTCCGTATTATCTCAGCATCCAATAAATTGCTGACCGATTTGGTTGAAGAAGGCGCATTCAGGGAAGACCTCTTTTACAGGCTCAACACCATCACCCTTGTCACACCACCCCTCAGAGAACGAGGTGAAGACATTGTATTGTTAGCACACCATTTTCTAGACAAATATGCCACAGGCACCCGGTCTTATGTAAAAGGATTTGAACAAGAGGCAATTCAAGCCCTGAAATCTTATCACTGGCCTGGCAACGTGCGTGAATTGCAGAATTCCATAGAGCGCGCTGTTGTGCTGGCTACCGGTGAAATGATCAACAGCACTGACCTGAGTTTGCCAGCCCTTTCAGGGCCGCTCGACAAAAAATACCAGCCGACAACCTATGCCGGCAAAACTTTGAAAGCGATCGAAAAAGAAGTTGTTTTGCAAACACTGGAAGAATGTGAGCACAACGTCTCAAAAACGGCGCGTACCCTTGATGTATCGCGTAGCTGGTTACACTACAGGCTAAAGGAATGGGAAATCACAAATCCATAG